From one Lycium ferocissimum isolate CSIRO_LF1 chromosome 5, AGI_CSIRO_Lferr_CH_V1, whole genome shotgun sequence genomic stretch:
- the LOC132056220 gene encoding bidirectional sugar transporter SWEET10-like, which translates to MAFSADHWAFAFGVLGNIVSFIVFLSPLPTFYTIYKKKTAEGYQSIPYVVALFSSMLWIYYAFLKTNTTLLITINSFGVFIETIYVSFYLFYAPKNSRVQTIKMLLLSVVGGFGAIVLVTQFLFKGAVRGQVAGWICLVFALCVFVAPLGIVRKVIKTKSVEYMPLLLSVFLTLSAVMWFFYGLLLRDINIAAPNVLGFIFGILQMVLYVIYSKKEKAILKEQKLPEIQKPSVVVVDDNTNDKKFPELTQEQIIDIVRLGLMVCSEKVHVASCPHGTTCAAKVENEEPKLQTVDA; encoded by the exons ATGGCTTTTTCTGCAGATCATTGGGCTTTTGCTTTTGGTGTCCTTG GTAACATTGTTTCTTTCATAGTATTCCTTTCTCCACT GCCCACGTTTTACACTATTTACAAGAAGAAAACAGCTGAAGGTTATCAATCAATTCCATACGTGGTTGCGCTCTTTAGTTCCATGCTTTGGATTTACTATGCATTTCTGAAGACCAATACGACCCTTCTCATCACTATAAACTCCTTTGGTGTCTTCATTGAAACTATCTACGTTAGTTTCTACCTCTTCTATGCACCAAAAAACTCTAGG GTCCAAACAATAAAGATGCTCCTATTATCAGTAGTGGGTGGATTTGGTGCAATTGTCCTCGTTACTCAGTTTCTATTCAAGGGGGCCGTTCGTGGACAAGTGGCTGGATGGATTTGCCTTGTATTTGCACTGTGTGTGTTTGTGGCACCCTTAGGCATAGTG AGAAAAGTCATCAAAACAAAGAGTGTCGAGTACATGCCATTACTCCTATCAGTTTTTCTCACATTAAGTGCTGTTATGTGGTTTTTCTATGGTCTTCTACTAAGGGACATCAACATTGCC GCTCCAAATGTATTGGGATTCATCTTCGGTATACTTCAAATGGTGCTCTATGTGATATACAGCAAAAAGGAGAAAGCCATCCTTAAGGAGCAGAAACTTCCGGAAATACAAAAGCCTTCAGTAGTTGTAGTGGATGACAACACGAATGATAAGAAGTTTCCAGAACTTACACAAGAACAGATTATTGACATAGTGAGGCTTGGTTTAATGGTTTGCTCAGAAAAAGTACACGTAGCATCGTGTCCTCATGGTACTACATGTGCAGCTAAAGTTGAGAACGAAGAACCTAAGCTTCAAACAGTTGATGCCTAA